The genomic DNA TCCAGCTCCTGTGATATCTCCTTATCATTGAAAGGTAAAAGGTTTGACATTGCTTCCACTATTGTTACTTCTGTTCCGTATCCTCTGAATATCTCCGCAAACTCACAGCCTATTACTCCTCCTCCGACTATAACCAGTCTTTCAGGTACTTTATTAAGGTCTAGTATCGTTGTACTTGTCAGTATCTTATCACTGTCTATTCCGGGTATATTCAGATATCTTGTTTTTGATCCTCCTGCAAGGATTATCTTCTTACCTTTCAGTACCTGTCCGTCTTCCAGTGTTACTTTCTTTCCTTCTCCAAGCTTTCCTGCTGTACTGTATACATCTACGCCGTAGCTTCTCAGCAAGCCTCCCACTCCCTGTGAAAGCTTCTTTGTTACCTTATTCTTAAATTCCACTGCCTTTGTCAGATCTGATATATTCTTTGTTACCTTTATATCCAGTCCTCTTGACTCTGCTTTTTCTGCTTCTTCCAATATTTCTATATTCTTTATATATGTTTTGGTAGGAATACAGCCTCTGTTCAGACATGTTCCTCCAAGCTCTCTTTTTTCTACTAAAGCTGTTTTGGCTCCAAGCTGGGATGCCTTGTTGGCTGATATATATCCTGCCGGTCCTCCGCCTATTACTATTACATCATATTCTTTTTCATCTGATGTCTTTGTTTCGGTCTTTACTTCCTCTTTCTTTTCTGCTTCTTTTACTTCGCTTACACTTTCTCCTTTTTCTCCAATATAGCCTATTACTGTAAATACCGGCAGTACTTCATTCTCAAATCTTACTTTCTTTAGAAGATAACCCGAGCTCTCGGCTTCTACCTCCATATTTACTTTATCTGTCAGTATTTCGACTATTGGTTCCCCTTCTTTTATGGCTTCTCCTTCTTCCTTCAGCCACTTTATTATAGTTCCTTCTTCCATTGACATTCCTGCTTTAGGCATTATTATTTCTACTGACATATTATTCCTTTCTATCCTATTATATTAACAGACTATAAGGGTCTTCTATTAATTTCTTTACATACTGCATAAACTCTGCTCCAAGTGCTCCGTCTATTACTCTGTGATCAAATGTTGCACTAAGGTAAATTACTTTCTTTACTGATATTTTTCCTGCTTTTGCCACAGGCTTTTCTTCTATTGTTCCTACTCCTATTATACAGCTGTTTGGCTGGTTTATTATCGGATTAAAGTAATGAACTCCATACATTCCAAGATTGCTTAATGTTATTGTACTTCCGCTCTGTTCTGCTGCTCCCAGTTTTCCTTCTCTTGCTTTTTTGATCAGATCTTTTCCTTCTGTAAGTATATTTCTTATTCCTTTATCTTCTGTATTCTTTACTACAGGCACCATTAATACCCCGTTCCCTGATACTGCAAAGCCTACATTTATCTCTTTATGACAAAGGATTCCTTTATCTGTTAATGATACATTTATATCCGGGTATTTTCTTACTCCTCTGCTTACTGCCAGAATAAGAAGATCATTTATTGTCAGCTTTTCTCCTGTTTCATCCATCAGCGGTGCGGCTATTTTATCTTTCAGTTTTAGTAATTTATTTACTCCTACTTCTATATTAAGTGTAAATGTCGGTGCTGAGAACTGACTTTCTGTCATTCTGTCCCCTATTACTTTTCTTATTCCTGAATATGGTTTCAGCTCTGCTTCTTTTGATATTATTTCCGGAGCTGCATTAAGAACAAGATCTCTTTTGAATATCTTTCCTTTTGCTCCTGTTCCGCTTATACCGTCCAGGTCTATTCCTTCCTGTCCTGCTATTTTTCTTGCAAGAGGAGTAGCCTTTACTGTACTTCCTGCTGCGAAGCTTTCCACATCTGCAAGCTGGACTCTTCCTTTCGGTCCTGAGCCTGGTATATCCCCGAGGTTCAGATTATTATCTCTTGCTTTCTTTCTTGCTGCTGGTGTTGCCCTGTTTAGTTTATCTGACTGCATAAGAGATTTATTAAAGAAGACAGAGTTTTCTTCTGTTTCCTTTTTGTCAGGTTTCTTTTCATCCTTGATTACTTCCGCTGTTTTGGCTTTTTCTTCTCTTTCACTTACGGTTTCACCTTTCTCACCTATATATCCTATTACTGTAAATACCGGCAGCACTTCATCTTCAAATCTTACTTTTTTTATCAGAAAACCTGAGCTTTCAGCCTCTACTTCCATATTAACCTTATCTGTTAATATTTCTACTATAGGCTCCCCTTCTTTTATTTCATCTCCTTCACTTTTCAGCCATTTTACTATTGTTCCTTCTTCCATTGACATTCCTGCCTTTGGCATTATTATCTCTACTGACATGTTTCCTCCTTCTTAGAAAGTTCTAAAAGCGGTTTTCTTTTATTTTCTGTTCATTGCCTTATATATTGCTTCTGTTATATCTTCCTTACTTGGTACTACATAGGCTTCCAGCTTAGGGTTATATGGTATAGGTGTATTTTTTCCCGAAAGTCTTATTATCTCTGAATCAAGATAATCAAATGCTTCGCTTTCCACTACTTCTGATACTATTTCCCCTGCATAGCTTCCTCTTTTTACCGCTTCATTAACTACTATAAGTCTTCCTGTTTTGATTACAGAATTCTTTATTGTTTCTATATCAAGAGGTACAAGTGTTCTCGGATCAATTACTTCTACATCTATTCCGTCTTTTGCTGCTTCTTCTGCTGCTTCAAGAACTCTCGGAAGCATTCTTCCATATGTAACTACAGTAACATCTTTACCGGTTCTTTTTATATCAGCAACACCTAAAGGGATAGTATATTCTTCCTCAGGTACTTCGCCTTTTGTTCTGTACAGAAGCTTCTGTTCCACGAAGATAACAGGATTATTATCTCTGATAGAACTTTTTAGAAGACCTTTTACATCATAAGGTGTAGAAGGTGCAACAACTTTCAGTCCCGGAATATGACAGAACCATGCTTCCAGACTTTGTGAATGCTGGGCGGCAGCTCCTGTACCTGATCCTGCAGGACATCTTAATACAAAGGGAACCTGTGCTTTACCGCCGAACATATATCTCATTTTAGCTGCCTGGTTAACAATGGCATCCATAGCAATAGTAGAAAAGTCCATAAACATAAGTTCTGCTATTGGTCTCATACCTGTAACTGCCGATCCAGCAGCAGCACCGGCAATAACTGCTTCAGATATCGGAGTATCTCTTACTCTCTCTTCACCGAATTCATCTATCATTCCTACAGATACACCAAAGGCTCCGCCGTATATACCTACATCTTCCCCTAACAGATATACATTTTCATCCCTTCTCATTTCTTCCGACATAGCTTCTCTGATTGCTTCTGCATATGTTATTTCTCTCATTTTTTTCCTCCTAGTGTTTTGTCTAACTTAATTTCAAAAAACATAGACCTCTTAATGTCAAAACACTTGTGCCCCAAGCTGACTCTCATATTTTAAAATACAGATAAGGCAGGGTGCTTGTGTTCTTGCTTACTTTTTATGCTTAATCAGCATATACATCAGTCAATGCTGTTTCCAATTCAGGATCAGGTGAATTATTAGCAAATTCCACTGCCTTTTCTATATCTGCCTTAGCCTGTTCCTCTATTGCAGTTAATTCCGCTTCTTTAAATATTTTTTCGCTTACAAGATACTTTTTCATTCTTTCTATAGGGTCCTTTGATTTCCAGTCCTCTATTTCTTCCTTTGTTCTGTATACATTGGCATCACTCTTTGAGTGACCGAGCCATCTGTAAGTTTTGCTTTCCACAAGTACAGGTCCGTTTCCTTCCCTTACATACTTAAATATTTCAAGCATTTTATCATAAAGTCCCACAGCATCATTTCCGTCAACTATATGTCCGGGAATACCGTAGCTTGATGCTCTGTCTGCGATATTCGTAATATTCATGTGTCTTTCCATTGACATAGACATACCGTAAAGATTGTTTTCGCAATAAAAGATAACAGGAAGCTTCCATATCGATGCCAGATTAAGAGCCTCATGAAAACTGCCTTCATTAGCAGCACCATCCCCAAAAAAGCAAAGTACAATTTTTCCTGTTTTTTTCATTTGCTGTGTTAATGCAGCACCTACCGAGAGACCATGTCCTCCACCCACTACACCGTTAGCTCCGAGATTTCCAGAATCAATATCGGCAATGTGCATAGAACCGCCTTTACCTTTACAGTAACCCGTAGCCTTACCAAGAAGCTCGGCCATCATTTTATTAAGGTCTACTCCTTTACCTATTACCTGACTGTGTCCTCTGTGTGTAGAAGTAATTAAGTCGCCGTCTTCAAGTGCCATGCAGGGAGCTACTCCCGAGGCTTCCTCACCCATAGAAAGGTGTGTAGTTCCGTGAACCATTCCTCTTGAAAAGAACCATGATACTTTTTGTTCAAAGGCTCTTGCCTCATTCATTCTTTTGTACATTTCTCTATAGATATCTTTTTTTTCTGACATTTTTTTATCTCCTTTTCTATCGATTTTCTTTCACTCTTCTGCTTCTATGGTTATATTTCAGCTGGTTAGGACAGATAAGTCTTTCCAGTTCCATAATATTCAGATATAAATTCTCGCTGTTCTCGTAAGACTTGGTATCCAGCCAGTATCTTCCCTTGAGCAGACTGTACTTATTTATTCGCAGATAAAGTCTTTTATTTGCAAGTTCTTTTGTCATCATATATTTCAAATCCTTTATTTCATAAACATCTTCCTTGTGATATCCCCTTAGAACGAGTTTATGACTGTCCAGCTCTATTTCCAGGGGCTTTACTCCTGCGATATAAATATTAAACAGTTCGTAGCATGAAGCCAGAATAATAAAGGTATATATATTTATATTGAAATTAAAAATATTTTTTATAACTGCATAAATCAGCAGAAAAACTATAAATATTGAGGTAAGTGTAACAGTAATAAAATATTTTTTCTTATTATATTTATATGTCATTTTTCCTCCAGACAATTTTTATAGGTGGCTCAGGATTTCATCACAGGTTTTATCCATTCCCATTTTTGTGATAAAGGCTGTTCCCATTATGATAGGAATATCTGTTTTGATATCACTGGGTCCGATTACTACCAAGACATCGGGATTTTCTTCCTCCAGCTTCATTTCATATATGTTTACTCCTTTTACCTCACACTCTACATTTTTATTTGCACAATAGTTCTTAATTGTTTCTACTGCAAATTTCATTTTGTTTACTGAAGTTCCTGTTGCTACAAGTATTTTTTTCATGAATTCCTCCTTAGATTATAATTGTGATAAATTACTAAACGAGACAAAAGTATTTCAGCGGGTGTTTTTTAACAGAAAGGTACTGATCTGCCAAAATACTGTTTTTTTATTACTGATATGTTCGGCCGCCATCCATTAGTATGATCTGACCGTGAATATATGTAGATTTCTCACTCGCGAGAAAACAAGCAAGATTGCCGATATCTTCAGGATATCCGATTCTTCTTATAGGAATCTGTTCGATTAATTCCTGTTTTGATTTTTCATCAGGATAAAGCTGGTCCAGAATGTGAGATGCAATAACTCTCGGCGCAATGGCATTTACATTTATTCCTGCTTTTCCGTATTCCTTTGCCAAGGCTCTCATAAGACCGTGCTGTCCTGATTTTGATGCTGTATAGTGTACACCGCCGCCTCCGCCTGTAAAAGCTGATCCTGAACTGATAAAGATAATACTTTTCCGGTCGTTTTCCTTTTTATCCAGCATAGAATCAATAAAAGCTTTTATAGTATAGAAAGAGCCTGACAGATTAATATCGATTACTTTTTTCCATTCTTCGTCAGAAACTTCTTTGAATGAATGCTTAAAGCTTATACCTGCATTTACAACCAAAACATCGGTATTTCCAAGTTCGCTGCTTATTTTTTTCTGTGCTTCTGCGAGAGATTCAGGGTTGGTAACGTCACTGTTTATATACAGACCTTTTACATTATGACTTTTTATTTCATTGAGAGTTTTTTCTCCTTCTGTATCATTGAGGTCTAAAATAGCTACATTAGCTCCTTCCTTTGCCATGCAGAGAGCGATTCCCTTTCCTATTCCGTTGGCACCGCCTGTTATTACACAGACTTTATCTTTTAATAACATTTGTCCTCCTACAATATACTTTTTCTATCTATAAAAAATGTTTGTTTTCAAATTTAATTTTTTTATCTGCAATCAGAGATAAATATATACTTTAATTTACTCTTCCCTTTATAAAATCTGCATTACCTCTTTTACAAAGAGAAGAAAAGAAAGGATTGCTGAAAAGGAAATATTAGTTACTCTGACTGCAGGATATTGATTTTAGGTCTTGACCCGTAAAATCTGGCAAAACCTAAATCTCTTTTTTTCTTTTATACGACTTTGGATAAAAGATTTTATTAAAACAGGAAACCGGAGTTCCTCTGAATTGATACCGGAAGATTTCCGGCTCCTGTTTTCAGCCCTGCAATATATTCAGTTTTGTTACTTATTCAGGATTTCTATGATCTTATCAAGATCTTTGTCAACACCTATTCCTGTCAGGAATGAAACTGCTACAATAACAGGAATATCTTTTTTGCTTGTGTAAGCAGTAGTAGTAACTATCAAATCTACATTATCAGTTTTGTAAGGTAGCTCAGCAACTTTACACTGCTGAATATCTACATCTACACCTCTTTCCTTTAATAAAGTACTCATCTTATTAACGACAACCGTTGAAGTGGCAATTCCTGTTCCGCATGCCACCATAATTTTCTTTTTGCCCATATTTCTTCCTCCTTAAAAATATTATTCTGTTTCATTTTCATATTGTTTCTTTATGTCATTTCTCGTCCAGTACCACATTCCTGCGTAAGCAACGAGAGCAACAATACCTGCTATAAACATAGGGGTATTTTTATAATCAATGAGCTTCAAAATAATCCACAGAGTAATGTGACAGCTCATATCAATACCTGAAATCATAGTAGCTCCTGCCGGGAACTCAAATCCTACCGCATGTCCCATTTGAGTAGTAAGCGGTCCAAGGTTCGTAGCCATGAAAAATACCATACACAAAGTAATTATAGAGTTTATAAGTCCTCTGAAGATATCTCCCCTTGAAGCTGCCACTGCCCAGATAACAGTAAAAGGTAATACTGCAAGATCCGCAAATGGAAGCATTCTGTTATATGGAAGTATTACTGAGAGAAATATAGTAATAGGAACCATAAGCAATGCAACAGTCATATTAGACGGATTACCAATTACCACTGCGGCATCCAGTCCGATATATACATCTTTTCCGGGAAATCTTTTAGAAATAAAATCCTTGGCACCTTCTGATATTGGTGTAAGACCTTCCATAAGAAGTGCAACCATTTTTGGCATCAGTACCATTACTGCACCCATCTGGATTCCCAGAGACAGAATGTCTGTAACAGTATATCTTCCCAGGATTCCTAAAAGTACTCCTAAAATAATTCCCAAAATTAACGGCTCTCCAAATATTCCTATTTTTTCTTTCAGCTTTTCTCCGTCAAGATTTATTTTGTTTATTCCGGGTATTTTATCCTCTACTTTATTTAGAGCATACATAATAGGTGCGAAATTGACTGTTTCCCCGTGCGGGAGTGATATACCCGGCAGTCCGAAGTGATGTTCTACCGCGGGAGCTGTCCAGTCTGCGAGTTTAAATATAATAGTAGCATTTATCAAGGTAAGAACAATTGCTAAAATTAAACTGTTAGTGGCATAATAAACCATTGCACCCGGAAATATCAAGTGCCAGTAGTTCCATAAGTCGACGTCCATAGTTTTAGTAATATTAAAATATAAAAGTATCATGTTAAGTATAAAAATAATTGGTATTAACAGTGCTGCAATTGGTGTAGCAAATGTTATTGCAGCTCCGATAGGCCATCCTACATCGATAATGTCAAAATTAAGTCCCAGTGATGTAACCAGTGCCTCAGCGGCTTTACCAAGTGATGATGTTAAAAGACCTATTACAAGGTTTACACCTACGAATCCAACACCGACAGTAACTCCGGCTCTAAAAGATTTTGCCAGTCCCTGTCCCAGAATTAATCCGAAAATAGTAAGAATGATAGGAAGCATAGTGGAAGGACCAAGTCCTAGAATAAAATCAACCAAACTTTGAATAATTCCCATATTTCTCTCCTTTTACAATTTATTTTTGGCCATAAACGTTTTTAAACAATTCATTGGCTCTTTTTATCTCTTCTTCGGGAAGCTCTTCCGGCTTACCTATTGTTCTGGTTAGATAGTAGACTTTTGCTGAATCTTCAAGCATAACTGCCGCAGTCAGTGCATGTGATACATTTTCACCATATGTGAAAACACCGTGGCTTTCCAGTAAAACTGCCTTTTGATCTCCTATTTTTTCAATGATGTGTTCCCCGAGCTCGTCAGAACCTACAGGAGCATACTTTGAAAGAGGAACTTTTCCTCCTACTTCATTTGCCATAGTAGTGGAAATAACAGGAATGTCTTCTTTTAATACTGCAAAACAGCTTGCAAATGTAGAGTGTGTATGTATAATTCCGTTAATATCTTTTTTAGCTCTGTATATCTGCAGGTGTGTTTTTAAGTCTGAGCTGGGTTTTCTTTTTCCTTCTATAATGTTTCCGTCAAGATCTGTTACTGTGATATCATCAGGAGTAAGAGTATCATACTCCATTCCGCTCGGAGTCATAACAATATATCCTGTTTCCAAATCCCGGCCGCTTACATTTCCGCCGGTAAGAGTTATTAATTTATACTCTTTTAGTTTTTTTCCTGCATCAATTACTTCCAGTTTCAATTTTTCCAGCATATCTCCTCCTCACTTTTTATTCTTCTGTATTCTCTGCAGATGCGTCCTTACGGTTTTCTTTTATAATTCTCTGTCTGTTATAAACAGCCATTCCTATTGCTATAACAGCAAGTATTGACACACCGATAAAAGGAATGCTCATTAATCTTGTAAACAGCCAGCTTAAAGGATTTGCCCCGTCACAGATACTTGAAATCATAGTTGCACCCGGAGGCATTGTGAAGTTAGCGTCTATAGCCATCTGTGTATGAAGCGGAGCCAGATTTGTAGCTATAAGAAGTCCGACAGCCATATTTATAAATCCTATTATAAATGTTCTGAATACGTTTCCTTTAGTGATAGGTATAAGCATAACCAGAGAAAATGGTATAACAGCCAGATCGGCAAAAGGAAGAACTCTGTTTCCAGGCAGTATAGCTGCAAGTATAATTGTAATAGGTACTAATACAAGAGATACTGAAAGTGTAGTAGGGTGTCCGATTCCAACTGCAGAATCAAGTCCGATATATATTTTTCCTCTGTTTTTGAATCTTTTGCTTACGAATTCCTGTGCGGAATCAGATATAGGTATTAATCCCTCCATAAGCATCGCAGCCATTTTAGGTATAAGTACAAGTACACCTCCAAGTGTGATACCTAATACAAGGATGCCTTTCAGGTTATATCCTGCGGCAATTCCGATTACAATTCCTATAACTGTACCGATAATAAGCGGTTCACCAAATACTCCGAATCTTTTTTGAAGAGTTTCAGTATCAATTTCTATTTTGTTTATTCCAGGAATAAGATCCAAAATTTTATTTACTACCAATGCTCCCGGAACAAAGGCTCCTGAAAATCCGTGAGGCAGTGAAATACCCGGAAGACCGATATATTTTTCTATTCCCGGTGCAGTAAGATCGGCTATTACCATTATGATTATCATATTTAGAACAGCAGCTATAATTCCGTACATAATACTTCCTGTAGCTCCTGTAACAAGTGCACCTGTAAATGCAAAGTGCCAAAAATCCCAAATATCTATATCCAGAGTTTGTGTAGTGTTAGTAAGGAGCATAACGATATTTACTACAAGTCCGATAGGAATAATAAGGGCTCCTACTCTTGAAGCAAATGCAATCGCAGCTGCAGCGGGCCATCCTACATCTATAACAGTAAGATTAAGACCAAGTCTGGTAACCATTTCCTGCGCTGCAGGACCAAGGCTTCCGCCCAATAAACCAATAACTAAATTCAAACCAATAAATCCTACACCGACAGTTAATCCGGCTCTTAAAGCTTTTCCAAATTTTGCTCCCAGAATGAGACCGAATATTGTGATAATAATCGGCATCATTACCTGAGGACCAAGATCAACGATATAGTTCAAAATTCCCATTTTGTAAACCTCCTAATTTTATATTTTGAAAAGATATATAAAGTGTTATTGATATAAAAGCAATACTAATGTTTACATATATTTTCAGTATTTTACCCGGTAAAAGTTCCGGTAAAAAATGAAATACCAATGTTTTAAGGATAAAAATGCAGTATTCTGTTTTGCTGCATATCCCGTTTTTCCCGGCAGAATGCTGAAAAGTTCACTCTGTTCCGCAAGGGATAAATAGTATATTATGCTAGCTTTCTAGGTGTTTTTTTACTATTTTTATAAGATTGTCTTTATCAGAAGCAAGCATTTTATAAAATTCTTCTTTGTCTCCAAAAAAACTTATTAATTTAGTAAGAACATCAATTTTGTCCTCTTTTTCACCGAAAGCAATTACACAGACTACCTCTACAGGAGTATCTTTGCTGTGATCTTCGGCACATTTGAAATCAACCTTCTTTTTTAGCGTGGCTATGGACAGAGTAGATTTTACAACATGTTCTACCTCGGTATGCGGCATGGCAATACTGTATTCACCAAAATCCAGTCCTGTGGGGTAAGCAGCTTCTCTTTCCAGAAGGCCGTCATAAAAGCTGGATTTTACATAGCCGTTTTTTTCAAGGTTATCTGATAAAAATCTTAATACTTCATTAGAGTTTTCGCATTCAAGATTTGAAAAAATTAAGTTATCATCAATTATCATAGTTTTATATCTTCCTTTCTATGTATTTTTTTATAGTTTTATGTATTTCCGCCTGATTATTTTTTCTTTCTAGCTCTGAAAAGAATTCGTCATTTTCTGCAAGTGTTACCAAATCATTTAATGTCTCTGATATTTCTTCTTTTGAAAGACATGATAATCCAAATATATACATTAACTTTTTATTATCCGGAAAAGTGACAGGATAATTTAATTTCAGGAAAGAAACTCCGGTTTTAAATACATCATTGTTATTTTCTGCGTGAAGCAGCATAAGTCTTTGGTTAAGCACCATAAAGGTACCGCATTCGTCTACCAGATTTTTCATACTTTGTATATAGCTTTCCTCTATACAGCCGTCCTCCAGCAGGATATTTCCTATAATCTTTACTACATTCCGCCAGTTTGTTTCTTTTTCCTTAATGACAATATTTTCTTTATTCAGATAATCCAAAAGATTTTTATTTCTCCTTTCTATAATTTTTTCTTTTCTATTGTCATATATTTGGCCGCTGAATTTTTGTGTGAGAATATCTCCTATTTTTTCAAGGTCGTCATTCTCGAATTCTTTTTCTATAACCTCCAGTATTTCTGTTACTCCGATTGTTCGTTTTTTTCTTTTAAACCCTTTATTTTCAAGAAGAATTTTATCTTTTTCAGAGAGAATCACGTTTACCTGAATTACTTCTTTTTCCACTTTTACAGTTTCAGGTATTTTTACAGTACTGATTATAAAATCAATATTTTTTAGATTGTAATCTTTTAGTCTGTAATATGGAATAAGATCGACAACATTTATATCAAAGGTATCCAAAAGCTCCTGAGCCAGAAGGCTTGAGCTCGCATAACCGCTTCCGCAGACAAAGAGAACATTACTGAATTCATTCACTTTTTCCTTTATTCTGTCAATGGCAAGCTTGAAGTGAACTGTAAACAGAGCGACTTCATCATCTTTTATTTTATGTCCTATGTATTTTTCCACATCAATAAGGGCATTTTTTACCGTAAAAAAAAGTTCCTGACAGTTTTCAAGTATTTCTTCAAAGCCTATATTGGGAAGGTAAATATCATTTTTTATACGGTAGATAGTAGGTTTTATGTGATTAAGAAGACCCTCGAACAGCAGTTTGTCTTTTGAAATGTCAACACTGCAGTTTTTGCTCACCTCACCGATAAGCTTTCTTACGAGAATTTCCACTTCAATCCAGTTTTCATAAAATGTATAACTGTAATTATAGGTATGACTCCCCAGAAAATACTCCGCCAGTTTCAGTATTTCTTCTTCGTTAAAATGAACATCATATTTTTTCTCTAAAATATCAATATTTTCTGTGAGTATTTTATATTCTTTTGTCCTTATTATATATGTGTTATAAAAATCGCTTTGTGTGATGATATTATTTTGGTTTATTCTTAGGATGGCTATGGAGAAATATATGATAAGCAATTCGA from Sebaldella termitidis ATCC 33386 includes the following:
- a CDS encoding PTS galactitol transporter subunit IIC, with the protein product MGILNYIVDLGPQVMMPIIITIFGLILGAKFGKALRAGLTVGVGFIGLNLVIGLLGGSLGPAAQEMVTRLGLNLTVIDVGWPAAAAIAFASRVGALIIPIGLVVNIVMLLTNTTQTLDIDIWDFWHFAFTGALVTGATGSIMYGIIAAVLNMIIIMVIADLTAPGIEKYIGLPGISLPHGFSGAFVPGALVVNKILDLIPGINKIEIDTETLQKRFGVFGEPLIIGTVIGIVIGIAAGYNLKGILVLGITLGGVLVLIPKMAAMLMEGLIPISDSAQEFVSKRFKNRGKIYIGLDSAVGIGHPTTLSVSLVLVPITIILAAILPGNRVLPFADLAVIPFSLVMLIPITKGNVFRTFIIGFINMAVGLLIATNLAPLHTQMAIDANFTMPPGATMISSICDGANPLSWLFTRLMSIPFIGVSILAVIAIGMAVYNRQRIIKENRKDASAENTEE
- a CDS encoding BglG family transcription antiterminator, with the translated sequence MALTKREIEILNILTNSDNIDMEYLAEDFGVSLRTIRYSIENLNYYLKKYDFPVIDKNSKGILYQHEKFSLSNFLKKIESRDYKYLDIERVEYIYIYILFNTSRKLNIINLASLFQVSELTIKSDIKKLKDFLKSKDLSFRYNNIKGFYIDSSEIALRKEMIKIFMDKLFNFENTANKMNLFIDYQIKDILNNYIKQIDQNFLKNYLKDIESKLVENTSNEVFELLIIYFSIAILRINQNNIITQSDFYNTYIIRTKEYKILTENIDILEKKYDVHFNEEEILKLAEYFLGSHTYNYSYTFYENWIEVEILVRKLIGEVSKNCSVDISKDKLLFEGLLNHIKPTIYRIKNDIYLPNIGFEEILENCQELFFTVKNALIDVEKYIGHKIKDDEVALFTVHFKLAIDRIKEKVNEFSNVLFVCGSGYASSSLLAQELLDTFDINVVDLIPYYRLKDYNLKNIDFIISTVKIPETVKVEKEVIQVNVILSEKDKILLENKGFKRKKRTIGVTEILEVIEKEFENDDLEKIGDILTQKFSGQIYDNRKEKIIERRNKNLLDYLNKENIVIKEKETNWRNVVKIIGNILLEDGCIEESYIQSMKNLVDECGTFMVLNQRLMLLHAENNNDVFKTGVSFLKLNYPVTFPDNKKLMYIFGLSCLSKEEISETLNDLVTLAENDEFFSELERKNNQAEIHKTIKKYIERKI
- a CDS encoding PTS sugar transporter subunit IIA — its product is MIIDDNLIFSNLECENSNEVLRFLSDNLEKNGYVKSSFYDGLLEREAAYPTGLDFGEYSIAMPHTEVEHVVKSTLSIATLKKKVDFKCAEDHSKDTPVEVVCVIAFGEKEDKIDVLTKLISFFGDKEEFYKMLASDKDNLIKIVKKHLES